In the Candidatus Poribacteria bacterium genome, one interval contains:
- a CDS encoding site-specific DNA-methyltransferase, protein MDNLLVLRGMNSEQVDLIATDPPFNTKRNRSGTAGHHVDKWKYGDTGKLPDQWKRNEVRPKWLETIQDGNSELYQVIESKRVVQGEDTAAFLCFLSVRLLEMPRILKDTGSIYLHCDHTANGYIRMAMEAIFGKKNFINEIVWLRKDGEKQPFTRLAEMKVQSFS, encoded by the coding sequence ATGGATAACCTGCTTGTCCTTCGCGGAATGAATAGTGAGCAGGTGGATCTTATCGCGACCGATCCGCCATTCAATACCAAGCGAAATCGTAGTGGAACAGCGGGGCATCATGTTGACAAGTGGAAATACGGGGATACAGGCAAACTGCCCGACCAGTGGAAACGGAACGAAGTACGCCCAAAATGGCTTGAGACTATTCAAGACGGAAACTCCGAGCTCTACCAAGTTATTGAATCTAAAAGAGTTGTTCAAGGTGAAGACACCGCAGCCTTCCTTTGTTTCCTGAGTGTCCGACTACTTGAAATGCCCCGTATCCTTAAAGATACCGGTTCTATTTACCTACACTGTGACCACACTGCCAACGGCTATATTCGAATGGCAATGGAGGCTATCTTTGGAAAGAAGAACTTTATTAACGAAATCGTGTGGCTTAGAAAAGATGGTGAAAAGCAACCCTTTACGAGACTTGCCGAAATGAAAGTCCAATCCTTTAGCTGA
- a CDS encoding LamG domain-containing protein, with amino-acid sequence MEKIVVRKLFILRMVCLIAVSAIFVSVSDAAIDTKSIVGVWLFDEVNNKDISPDSTENGNDAELLKGAELVDDGKFDKALSLSGDNKFQVAMVEASKSLDSCAETYTTTTWVKLQKKEKVVLGGCCNDDHAIINFKYTCLLNIFGPGRGGGHGKVEIGSGQLAPAWVAGPTLVNDDKWHHIAFTYDGKKMIAYVDGKVDAQANTGGVFGLTGQSLQIGGMVDQRPAWGLMDDVAVFNTALSEADINDIMNEGLGKLFGFTPVSPEGRLTTVWARLKR; translated from the coding sequence ATGGAGAAAATTGTTGTGCGAAAACTATTTATTCTGCGGATGGTTTGTTTAATAGCTGTTTCGGCGATATTTGTGTCTGTGAGTGACGCGGCGATTGATACAAAGAGCATCGTTGGCGTATGGCTTTTTGATGAGGTCAATAACAAAGATATTTCTCCGGATTCTACAGAGAATGGCAACGATGCTGAATTGCTGAAAGGTGCCGAATTGGTAGATGATGGGAAATTCGACAAAGCTTTAAGTCTCTCCGGTGATAACAAATTCCAAGTCGCGATGGTCGAGGCTTCAAAGAGTTTGGACAGTTGTGCTGAGACATATACCACGACGACGTGGGTGAAACTCCAGAAAAAAGAGAAAGTCGTCCTGGGCGGTTGCTGTAACGACGACCACGCCATCATTAATTTCAAATATACGTGTCTACTGAACATATTTGGACCCGGACGCGGTGGCGGTCACGGTAAAGTTGAAATCGGCAGTGGACAGCTCGCACCAGCGTGGGTTGCAGGTCCAACGCTCGTCAACGACGATAAATGGCATCACATCGCTTTCACTTACGATGGAAAGAAGATGATTGCCTATGTAGATGGCAAAGTGGATGCACAAGCCAATACCGGTGGTGTTTTTGGATTGACGGGACAATCGCTTCAGATTGGGGGTATGGTCGATCAGCGACCCGCATGGGGGCTCATGGACGATGTTGCTGTTTTCAACACCGCATTAAGTGAAGCCGATATCAATGACATCATGAACGAGGGGCTTGGGAAACTCTTTGGATTTACGCCTGTATCACCAGAAGGGCGTTTGACGACAGTGTGGGCACGCCTAAAAAGGTAG
- a CDS encoding IS200/IS605 family element transposase accessory protein TnpB translates to MKTYKYPLYDQLSCIRLGNLLDDMWQVHEYFHKWQRQRYKDGLPYAGYEAMCLRVTELKRTTHPHWKALPSQAIQEELKRTHLAYERFFKKLGGRPKIKKRHRFKSFTLKQTGWSLKENRFTLNFRKWEKGKWRHNKVAYTFHKHRKFYGNISRITIKRDACGDYWLYLITDFVETKPLPTTGQSVGADFGMKDAYLTLSTGEKKQHPQPLKHSLNALRSLNKALSRKQKGSNGWWRCVRQIARLYRKISNQRKDFHWQLASELCKRFDTIAIETLNLDGMKRLWGRKVSDLAFYQFVEILKYKCLKHGRKLFQVGRWTATTKPCSNCGFHNETLTLNDRQWTCSECGSHHDRDINAAINILRAGIATT, encoded by the coding sequence ATGAAAACCTACAAATATCCGCTTTATGATCAATTGAGTTGTATTCGGCTTGGTAACTTGCTTGACGATATGTGGCAAGTGCATGAATACTTCCACAAGTGGCAACGTCAACGCTATAAAGACGGACTGCCGTATGCGGGTTATGAGGCAATGTGCCTGCGCGTAACCGAGTTGAAACGCACCACGCACCCACATTGGAAAGCGTTGCCGAGTCAAGCGATCCAAGAGGAACTCAAAAGGACTCACTTGGCGTATGAGCGTTTTTTCAAGAAACTTGGCGGTAGACCCAAGATTAAAAAACGGCATAGGTTCAAGTCCTTCACATTGAAACAAACGGGCTGGTCTCTGAAAGAGAATCGCTTCACCCTCAATTTCAGAAAGTGGGAAAAGGGTAAATGGCGACATAACAAAGTCGCTTATACGTTCCATAAACACCGTAAGTTTTATGGGAATATCAGTCGTATCACGATAAAACGTGATGCCTGTGGTGATTATTGGCTTTATCTCATAACTGACTTTGTAGAAACGAAACCGCTGCCAACGACGGGTCAAAGTGTCGGGGCAGACTTCGGTATGAAAGACGCCTATTTGACGCTCAGCACGGGTGAGAAGAAACAGCACCCGCAACCTTTGAAACACTCCTTGAACGCACTTCGGTCTCTCAACAAAGCATTGAGTCGTAAGCAAAAAGGTTCTAACGGGTGGTGGCGGTGTGTTCGGCAAATCGCACGCCTCTATCGGAAAATATCGAACCAACGCAAAGACTTTCACTGGCAACTCGCCTCTGAACTTTGTAAGCGGTTCGATACAATCGCCATTGAAACCTTGAACCTTGACGGCATGAAACGGTTGTGGGGGCGTAAGGTCTCTGACCTTGCGTTCTATCAGTTTGTTGAGATATTGAAGTATAAGTGCCTCAAACATGGGCGTAAGTTGTTCCAGGTCGGTCGGTGGACTGCTACAACAAAACCATGTAGCAACTGCGGATTTCATAACGAAACTCTAACTCTCAACGATAGGCAGTGGACATGTTCTGAATGTGGTTCCCACCATGACCGAGACATCAACGCTGCGATAAATATTTTGCGGGCAGGGATAGCCACGACATAA